The Lycium ferocissimum isolate CSIRO_LF1 chromosome 1, AGI_CSIRO_Lferr_CH_V1, whole genome shotgun sequence genome includes a region encoding these proteins:
- the LOC132055240 gene encoding UDP-glucuronate 4-epimerase 6: MALPPDTSKTTKLERYNSYIRRVNSTKLIAASSKLLFRVTLLVALLLIFFFTINYPPLSPDNNTSHSNIHTTTHNLLSSAFYGGGASWEKQVRHSSTPRRPNGLSVLVTGAAGFVGSHCSLALKKRGDGVLGLDNFNSYYDPSLKRARQNLLSKHQIFIVEGDINDAELLKKLFDIVPFTHILHLAAQAGVRYAMQNPLSYINSNVAGFVNLLEVAKAAIPQPAIVWASSSSVYGLNTKVPFSEEHKTDQPASLYAATKKAGEAIAHTYNHIYGLSLTGLRFFTVYGPWGRPDMAYFFFTKDMVQGKSINVYVTQDDKEVARDFTYIDDIVKGCVGALDTAEKSTGSGGKKKGPAQLRVYNLGNTSPVSVRKLVAILENLLNVKAKKNVVKMPRNGDVPFTHANVSLALRDFGYKPTTDLSSGLRKFVKWYVSYYGIQSRVKKENDSPNSED; encoded by the coding sequence ATGGCGTTGCCACCTGACACTAGCAAAACTACAAAGCTAGAGCGCTACAACAGCTATATTCGGCGAGTCAATAGCACAAAACTCATAGCAGCTTCATCCAAACTTCTATTTCGTGTCACTCTATTAGTTGCgcttttacttattttctttttcacaataAATTACCCTCCTTTATCCCCCGACAACAACACTTCCCACAGTAACATTCACACCACTACTCACAACCTCTTATCCTCTGCCTTCTACGGCGGAGGAGCATCATGGGAGAAACAAGTCCGCCACTCCTCGACCCCCCGTCGCCCTAACGGCCTCTCCGTCCTAGTGACAGGAGCGGCCGGCTTTGTTGGATCCCACTGTTCTTTAGCATTAAAGAAACGTGGTGATGGTGTTCTTGGGCTTGATAATTTCAACTCTTACTACGACCCTTCATTAAAACGTGCACGTCAAAACCTACTATCCAAACATCAGATTTTTATCGTTGAAGGTGATATTAACGATGCTGAGTTACTCAAGAAGCTTTTCGACATTGTTCCTTTTACGCATATTCTTCATTTAGCTGCACAAGCTGGTGTTCGTTACGCAATGCAAAACCCTCTGTCTTATATAAACTCAAACGTAGCGGGATTCGTTAACCTGTTGGAAGTTGCTAAAGCTGCTATTCCACAACCTGCAATTGTTTGGGCTTCTTCGAGTTCAGTTTACGGGTTAAATACTAAAGTACCATTTTCTGAAGAGCATAAAACAGATCAACCAGCTAGTTTATATGCTGCAACAAAAAAAGCTGGTGAAGCAATTGCACATACATATAACCATATTTACGGTCTTTCATTAACAGGGTTACGTTTTTTTACTGTTTATGGACCATGGGGTAGACCAGACATggcttatttcttttttacaaaAGACATGGTACAAGGTAAATCAATAAATGTGTACGTGACACAAGATGATAAAGAAGTGGCGCGTGACTTCACGTACATAGATGATATTGTGAAAGGTTGTGTAGGCGCGTTGGATACAGCTGAGAAGAGTACAGGTAGTGGTGGTAAAAAGAAAGGTCCAGCACAATTAAGAGTTTACAATTTGGGTAACACTTCACCTGTGTCGGTAAGGAAATTAGTGGCTATTCTTGAAAATTTGTTGAATGTTAAGGCTAAAAAGAATGTTGTGAAAATGCCACGAAACGGTGACGTTCCGTTTACTCATGCTAATGTGAGTTTGGCGTTAAGGGACTTTGGTTATAAGCCTACTACTGATTTGTCAAGTGGGTTGAGGAAATTTGTGAAATGGTATGTGAGTTATTATGGGATTCAATCAAgggtaaaaaaggaaaatgactCACCAAATTCTGaagattag
- the LOC132055318 gene encoding glycine-rich RNA-binding protein 2, mitochondrial-like, translating to MAFYNKLGGLLRQSISTSGNALNAQSSAPSMLNAIRCMSTKLFVGGLSYGTDDQSLKDAFTSFGDVVDAKVIMDRDSGRSKGFGFVNFTDGESAKEAMTAMDGQDLNGRNIRVSLAQERAPRSGGFGGGGGYGGGGGGYGGSRGNDAY from the exons ATGGCTTTCTACAACAAACTTGGTGGTCTTTTGAGGCAGAGCATTTCAACAAGCGGCAATGCATTGAACGCACAATCATCAGCACCTTCAATGCTTAATGCTATCCGTTGCATGTCAACAAAACTATTCGTTGGGG GTCTTTCATATGGAACTGATGATCAGTCTCTAAAGGATGCCTTCACCAGCTTTGGTGATGTTGTCGATG CTAAGGTAATCATGGATAGAGATTCTGGGAGATCAAAGGGATTCGGATTCGTGAACTTCACAGACGGTGAATCTGCTAAAGAGGCTATGACAGCAATGGATGGACAG GACCTCAATGGGAGGAACATCCGTGTCTCTCTAGCCCAAGAGAGAGCCCCTCGCAGCGGTggttttggtggtggtggaggatATGGCGGCGGTGGGGGCGGATATGGTGGATCTAGAGGAAATGATGCATACTAA